In Peptococcaceae bacterium, a single genomic region encodes these proteins:
- a CDS encoding TatD family hydrolase, translating into MVFVDSHTHLTEVTFENLEWMYLVGIREVVAPAQLVATQRVSCKTIKDVWDHQLGMQTGRAASNLIKVYTMISISMVSMPAEDPQELYEAMPGYLKMPQVVAVGEIGFEPASKSCPDLGFQEEVVRNQVMIARDASVPVDFHVPHPPDKKKMFTEKTLKICQEIGIPFSRVIIDHCSEANIEMVLEAGAAAAISVQPWRGLTPEIAADLVIKYGPERVMLNSDCGTNLSDPCAVAKAAFALKKKGAADEIIDKVCRANCKKILNLPD; encoded by the coding sequence ATGGTGTTTGTTGACTCTCACACCCACCTTACGGAAGTCACATTCGAAAACCTGGAGTGGATGTACCTGGTAGGCATCAGGGAAGTGGTGGCTCCGGCGCAGCTTGTGGCCACGCAGCGCGTTTCCTGCAAAACGATCAAGGACGTGTGGGACCACCAGCTGGGGATGCAGACGGGCAGGGCGGCAAGCAACCTTATTAAGGTCTACACGATGATTTCCATCAGCATGGTCAGCATGCCGGCTGAAGACCCGCAAGAGCTGTACGAGGCAATGCCCGGCTATTTGAAAATGCCCCAGGTGGTGGCGGTAGGAGAGATCGGTTTTGAGCCGGCTTCTAAATCCTGCCCGGACTTAGGTTTCCAGGAGGAAGTGGTGAGGAACCAGGTCATGATTGCCAGGGATGCTTCCGTGCCGGTAGACTTTCATGTCCCGCACCCGCCGGATAAGAAGAAAATGTTCACGGAAAAGACGCTGAAGATATGCCAGGAGATAGGAATCCCTTTTTCCAGGGTGATCATCGACCACTGCTCTGAAGCGAATATCGAAATGGTGCTGGAGGCGGGCGCAGCGGCAGCCATTTCCGTGCAGCCCTGGCGAGGCCTGACCCCGGAAATTGCCGCTGACCTTGTAATTAAATACGGACCAGAACGGGTCATGTTGAACAGCGACTGCGGGACAAACCTATCGGATCCTTGTGCCGTGGCCAAAGCGGCCTTTGCCCTGAAGAAAAAAGGCGCGGCGGATGAAATAATAGATAAGGTGTGCAGGGCCAACTGCAAAAAAATACTGAATCTTCCGGACTGA
- a CDS encoding FAD-dependent oxidoreductase — protein MLEVKGSYDVIVIGGGIAGAAALRELSKYKLSMAMLEKEAEVCFGQTKGTHGVIHCGFPGFRSVTPLRNIGEIKGSIMMEELCRQLDVPYKRVGKLFVAFDDEDISILREYEYNAKRNGVQGVEFIADRDRIRQMEPNISPEIIAALYTPTTAVTSPWGLVHGLVENALDNGAHLFVDTEVQAVETLSGGDMLLRTGNGIFQARYVINAAGLYADKVANMAGDFSFKISGTRQQRIIMDKKAEGIVRHFVRDLRKSGDGGDFVSPTVYGDIMVGSKVETIEELGDNRTTREGLEEWVIPRYLRLVPSLSPSMSIKPFGGFIPKAGNDYHIKPAPGNHRFINMVLGAQGLTASPAMGEYVVQVVLSSVGLNLELKKDFNPYRKGIPHICEMDDEEKVKLLAKDPRYGHIVCRCEYVSEGEIVEAIRRGARTRDGVKFRTRSGMGRCQGGFCGPRVLKILSRELGIPLEQVTRRGKGSVEVPYRLKELLIDEGKGDA, from the coding sequence ATGCTGGAGGTAAAAGGAAGTTACGACGTTATTGTTATCGGCGGAGGCATAGCAGGCGCCGCAGCGCTCAGGGAGCTTTCCAAGTATAAGCTGTCTATGGCCATGCTGGAAAAGGAAGCCGAGGTTTGCTTCGGGCAGACCAAGGGAACACACGGCGTGATCCACTGCGGGTTCCCTGGCTTTCGCTCCGTTACCCCGCTGCGGAACATCGGCGAGATCAAGGGCAGTATCATGATGGAGGAGCTGTGCCGGCAGCTTGATGTCCCCTATAAGCGGGTAGGAAAACTGTTTGTTGCTTTTGATGATGAAGATATATCCATCCTGAGGGAATATGAGTACAATGCCAAAAGAAACGGGGTGCAGGGCGTCGAATTTATCGCTGACAGGGACAGGATCCGGCAAATGGAACCAAACATCTCCCCGGAGATAATTGCCGCCCTGTATACTCCCACTACTGCGGTAACCAGCCCTTGGGGACTTGTTCACGGGCTGGTGGAAAACGCTCTTGACAACGGGGCTCATCTTTTTGTCGATACCGAAGTGCAGGCCGTTGAAACCCTGTCCGGTGGGGATATGCTGCTGAGGACTGGGAACGGGATTTTCCAGGCCAGGTATGTGATCAATGCAGCGGGCCTTTACGCGGACAAGGTTGCCAACATGGCGGGCGACTTCAGTTTCAAAATAAGCGGCACCAGGCAGCAGAGAATCATCATGGATAAGAAAGCGGAAGGCATAGTCAGGCATTTTGTGCGAGACCTTAGAAAAAGCGGTGACGGCGGCGACTTTGTATCGCCTACTGTTTACGGCGACATCATGGTCGGGTCGAAAGTGGAAACGATTGAAGAACTGGGGGATAACAGAACAACCAGGGAAGGACTGGAGGAGTGGGTGATCCCGCGTTATCTGAGGCTGGTTCCCTCCCTGTCTCCTTCCATGTCGATTAAACCATTTGGCGGTTTTATCCCGAAAGCGGGGAACGACTATCACATCAAACCGGCGCCCGGCAATCACAGGTTTATCAACATGGTTTTGGGAGCGCAGGGTCTGACGGCCTCGCCGGCGATGGGAGAATACGTCGTCCAGGTGGTCCTTTCCTCCGTCGGGCTCAACCTGGAATTGAAAAAGGATTTTAACCCTTACCGGAAAGGCATTCCGCACATTTGTGAAATGGACGATGAAGAAAAGGTGAAACTCCTGGCCAAGGACCCGAGATACGGGCATATCGTCTGCCGCTGCGAATACGTTTCGGAAGGGGAAATTGTGGAAGCGATAAGAAGGGGAGCCAGGACGCGCGACGGGGTCAAGTTCAGGACGCGTTCGGGAATGGGCAGGTGCCAGGGCGGATTTTGCGGGCCGCGGGTCTTGAAAATACTGAGCAGGGAACTGGGAATACCGTTGGAGCAGGTGACTCGCAGGGGCAAGGGCTCGGTCGAAGTCCCGTACAGGCTTAAAGAGCTGTTAATCGACGAGGGGAAGGGTGACGCCTGA
- a CDS encoding FAD-dependent oxidoreductase, with protein MSGIISKPVDIAVIGGGPGGIGAAIRAREEGAERVVLLERSEELGGMLTQCIHNGFGLHYFKEELSGPAYIYKQLKKLETSGVEVMTRTMAIELAGTKIKALAENAVVNIEAKAVILCMGCRERARGSIRIPGHRPAGVFTAGTAQRLINIDGYLPGKKVVILGSGDIGMIMARRLTLEGAEVVCLVELLPFIGGLIRNEVQCLQDFNIPVYTSHTVSNIIGKDRVEKIVITEVDRQNRPVPGTEKEFEADTLLLSIGLIPENELSSMAGVELNLLTGGSVVDNLWQTSVAGIFAGGNVVHVHDLADYVTESAEMAASNAVRRIEGRLKTEKNVPVRAGQNIRYVVPNRIVSNDPVSFYLRVSWPLEEATVHIGGLYRKKFPFVRPSEQIRIDVPAEKLKNTGEEIVVSCEGKEAVAR; from the coding sequence ATGAGTGGGATAATCAGCAAACCGGTGGATATAGCGGTGATTGGAGGAGGACCTGGGGGCATCGGGGCGGCTATCAGGGCCAGGGAAGAAGGAGCCGAAAGGGTTGTCCTTCTGGAACGTTCCGAAGAACTGGGCGGAATGCTGACGCAGTGCATTCACAACGGGTTTGGCTTGCATTATTTCAAAGAGGAGCTGTCCGGACCCGCTTATATTTATAAACAATTAAAGAAACTTGAAACTTCGGGTGTGGAAGTGATGACCCGAACCATGGCCATAGAACTGGCGGGAACGAAAATCAAGGCCCTGGCGGAAAACGCGGTGGTAAACATTGAGGCGAAGGCCGTGATTTTGTGCATGGGCTGCCGTGAACGGGCCAGGGGCAGCATAAGGATACCGGGCCACAGGCCGGCTGGAGTGTTTACGGCTGGGACGGCTCAGCGGCTGATCAATATTGATGGTTACCTGCCGGGTAAAAAGGTCGTCATCCTGGGGTCGGGCGATATAGGCATGATCATGGCGCGCCGCCTGACCCTGGAGGGGGCGGAAGTCGTCTGCCTGGTTGAATTGCTGCCGTTTATCGGCGGGTTGATCAGGAACGAGGTGCAGTGTCTCCAAGATTTCAACATTCCGGTGTATACAAGCCACACCGTCAGCAACATAATCGGTAAGGACAGGGTGGAAAAAATAGTGATAACCGAGGTTGACAGGCAGAACAGGCCTGTTCCCGGGACGGAAAAGGAGTTTGAAGCCGATACGCTGCTTTTGTCCATCGGCTTGATCCCCGAAAACGAGCTTTCTTCGATGGCCGGGGTGGAGTTGAATCTCCTCACGGGCGGGTCGGTGGTGGATAACCTGTGGCAAACAAGCGTTGCTGGTATTTTTGCCGGCGGCAATGTTGTCCATGTTCATGATTTGGCCGATTATGTTACTGAATCGGCCGAAATGGCGGCTTCCAATGCTGTCAGGCGCATTGAGGGAAGGTTAAAAACTGAAAAGAATGTGCCGGTCAGAGCGGGGCAGAACATCCGCTATGTGGTGCCCAACAGGATTGTGAGCAATGACCCGGTGAGTTTTTACCTGCGCGTGTCCTGGCCGCTGGAAGAGGCTACCGTACACATCGGCGGCCTATACCGGAAAAAGTTTCCTTTCGTAAGGCCCAGCGAGCAAATCAGGATAGATGTTCCGGCGGAAAAGCTCAAGAATACCGGGGAGGAAATAGTTGTAAGCTGCGAGGGGAAGGAGGCTGTGGCCAGGTGA
- a CDS encoding DUF1667 domain-containing protein codes for MSVTKEVVCLQCPFACKVLVEINNSSRNEIVSISNHKCPRGETYARQEVISPVRVLTTTVRILSRDSDHPLMPVQTAGPIPKELLGKAMKELSRVVLKPPVRYGDTVVSNILRTGVDVKATFEVLE; via the coding sequence GTGAGCGTGACGAAAGAGGTTGTTTGCTTGCAGTGCCCTTTCGCCTGCAAGGTCTTGGTGGAAATAAACAACAGCAGCAGGAACGAAATTGTGTCCATTTCCAATCACAAGTGCCCGCGGGGAGAAACATATGCCCGGCAGGAGGTAATCAGCCCGGTCCGGGTGCTTACCACAACCGTGAGGATTTTGAGCCGGGACAGCGACCACCCGCTGATGCCGGTGCAAACCGCGGGGCCCATTCCCAAAGAACTGTTGGGCAAGGCCATGAAAGAGCTGTCCAGGGTTGTTTTGAAGCCCCCGGTCAGGTACGGCGACACTGTTGTTTCCAATATCCTGAGGACAGGCGTTGATGTGAAGGCAACCTTTGAAGTGTTGGAGTAA
- a CDS encoding MmgE/PrpD family protein: MDMTGDLSRHLEAVSYEKLPGELVETTKKFIMDTIGVGLAGINAPGCEEMTAILAGHGGRQEAAVIGKGIKLPSPAAAFLNSLYCHALDFDDTFDDSAMHCYVNVLPPAMALAEAERGVHGREFIAAIAAGVDLCARLGAAITTPLSWIRTATCGSFAAAASAAKVLKLDDEGIQNALGIVYSQTAGNAQALIDGGLTKRMQPAFSTRAGVLSALMARKGITGAQEVFEGRYGFYNLYERGEYVRENVYKGLGKDFYGMRLSIKPYPSCRMTHSSIDAALKAKEKHGFSFEEIEKVEVRVSKMCREMVGEPFKVRENPQVDAQFSIPYTVGVALKYGEPFIHDFDEQAVRERERIDAAGKVDVFADEKIEVRDLKPAAIKVVLKNGKILQERAEYPKGHPQNPMSWDDCITKFKKCVSRCEKEYRPEKINEMIEFIMNIEKFEDVGACIGVLF; encoded by the coding sequence ATGGATATGACCGGGGATCTTTCCAGGCACTTGGAGGCCGTCAGTTATGAGAAACTGCCCGGAGAGCTGGTGGAGACCACTAAAAAATTCATCATGGACACGATCGGTGTTGGCCTGGCCGGTATTAACGCCCCAGGCTGCGAGGAGATGACCGCGATACTGGCCGGCCACGGCGGCAGGCAGGAAGCAGCCGTTATCGGCAAAGGCATAAAACTCCCCTCGCCGGCAGCAGCCTTCCTTAACAGCCTGTATTGTCACGCGCTGGATTTCGACGATACGTTTGACGACTCGGCCATGCATTGTTATGTAAATGTCCTTCCGCCCGCCATGGCCCTGGCTGAAGCCGAAAGGGGGGTGCACGGCCGGGAATTTATCGCGGCCATAGCGGCGGGGGTGGATTTGTGTGCGAGGCTTGGTGCGGCCATAACTACACCCTTAAGCTGGATCAGGACAGCGACCTGCGGTTCATTTGCCGCAGCCGCCTCGGCCGCCAAGGTTTTAAAACTGGACGACGAGGGCATCCAGAATGCGCTGGGTATTGTCTACAGCCAGACTGCAGGCAATGCCCAGGCCTTGATTGACGGGGGGCTGACCAAACGGATGCAGCCGGCGTTTTCCACCAGGGCGGGCGTGCTGTCGGCTCTGATGGCCAGGAAAGGGATAACGGGAGCGCAGGAAGTGTTTGAAGGGCGGTACGGGTTTTATAATCTTTATGAACGGGGAGAATATGTGCGCGAGAATGTGTACAAAGGACTGGGAAAGGATTTTTACGGGATGAGGTTGAGCATAAAACCATACCCGTCCTGCCGGATGACCCACTCTTCCATTGATGCCGCTCTCAAGGCAAAGGAAAAGCACGGCTTCTCATTTGAAGAAATCGAAAAGGTGGAGGTCCGTGTTTCCAAGATGTGCCGGGAGATGGTGGGAGAGCCGTTCAAGGTCAGGGAAAACCCGCAGGTGGATGCCCAGTTCAGTATTCCTTACACGGTGGGTGTCGCTCTGAAATATGGAGAACCATTTATTCACGATTTTGATGAACAGGCGGTGCGCGAAAGGGAAAGGATTGACGCTGCGGGGAAGGTCGATGTTTTTGCCGATGAAAAAATAGAGGTCAGGGATTTAAAACCCGCCGCGATCAAAGTTGTTTTAAAAAATGGAAAAATTCTGCAGGAAAGAGCGGAATACCCGAAAGGCCATCCCCAAAACCCCATGAGTTGGGACGACTGCATCACCAAGTTCAAGAAGTGTGTTTCCCGGTGCGAAAAAGAGTACAGGCCGGAAAAGATAAACGAGATGATTGAATTCATCATGAATATTGAAAAATTTGAAGACGTGGGAGCGTGTATCGGGGTTCTGTTCTAG
- a CDS encoding N-acyl homoserine lactonase family protein: MRKYSIRPIPLCEGERDMSQWTYRWNMGKKTKTACFIWYLEGSDPVTLVDAGAQAEHFTNPEFPMKTRVTLEDGLKRFGLAPEDVKQVILTHLHFDHVALAKRFSSAVFIVQRKELEFARNPHVFCAVDYNPAYFEGLNMRLVDGDVQIMPGVKALFTPGHSPGGQSVQVETGSGRAIIAGLCTQMITFEQTPFMKERGLEVAACGLHTDCREAYDSALRIKREAEVIVALHDPVFIETEKIG, from the coding sequence ATGAGAAAGTATTCCATCAGGCCTATCCCGCTGTGTGAAGGCGAAAGGGATATGTCGCAGTGGACGTATCGCTGGAACATGGGGAAAAAGACAAAGACGGCCTGTTTTATCTGGTATCTTGAGGGTTCGGATCCTGTAACCCTGGTCGATGCCGGCGCTCAGGCGGAGCACTTTACGAACCCGGAATTTCCCATGAAAACGCGCGTTACTCTGGAAGACGGGCTAAAAAGGTTTGGCCTTGCCCCGGAAGATGTAAAACAGGTAATTCTTACACACTTGCATTTTGACCATGTCGCCCTGGCCAAACGTTTCAGCAGTGCCGTATTCATAGTCCAGAGAAAGGAACTGGAGTTTGCCCGCAATCCCCATGTTTTCTGCGCTGTGGATTACAATCCCGCCTATTTTGAAGGTCTCAACATGAGACTCGTTGACGGCGATGTCCAGATAATGCCCGGGGTAAAGGCGCTTTTCACACCAGGTCACAGCCCGGGGGGGCAGTCGGTTCAGGTGGAGACCGGGAGCGGCCGGGCGATTATAGCCGGGTTATGCACACAAATGATAACCTTTGAACAAACTCCCTTCATGAAAGAACGGGGGCTGGAAGTGGCGGCCTGCGGGCTGCACACAGACTGCCGCGAAGCCTATGACAGCGCCCTCAGGATTAAACGGGAAGCGGAGGTCATAGTAGCACTCCATGATCCGGTGTTCATCGAAACGGAGAAGATTGGCTAA
- a CDS encoding FadR family transcriptional regulator has product MDVSGYVSPINKNRLHQEVIWRIKELIAQGCFKPGDKLPSNRELAEQFSVSRAVIAEAMALLEVMGIVKIKPGSGTYVNSLNKEGIEQEVLNFILTSKKYLLEDLNELRFILEPEIARLAAEKRNDPDIEKMRSVLQRMEEKAAKDENVTDESMNFHLLLAKAAQNQIIVRILVYLHIILRESRDASLKRKERPKLAVKEHMAILDAVIEKDGEKAKKLMKKHLEELPRFL; this is encoded by the coding sequence TTGGACGTATCAGGTTATGTGTCTCCAATCAACAAGAACAGGCTGCACCAGGAAGTGATCTGGAGGATCAAGGAACTGATAGCCCAGGGCTGTTTCAAGCCTGGGGATAAACTGCCTTCAAACAGGGAACTGGCGGAACAGTTCTCCGTCAGCAGGGCGGTCATAGCCGAAGCCATGGCCCTGTTAGAAGTAATGGGTATTGTCAAAATAAAACCGGGCAGCGGGACATATGTAAATTCTTTAAACAAGGAAGGGATTGAGCAGGAGGTCCTGAACTTTATCCTGACCTCTAAGAAATACCTGCTGGAAGACTTAAACGAACTTCGCTTCATACTGGAGCCGGAAATTGCCAGGCTGGCCGCGGAAAAAAGAAATGACCCGGATATTGAAAAAATGCGGAGCGTACTGCAAAGGATGGAAGAAAAAGCCGCAAAGGACGAAAACGTGACCGATGAATCCATGAATTTTCACCTTTTACTGGCGAAAGCCGCACAGAACCAGATAATTGTCAGGATACTGGTTTATTTGCACATCATACTCAGGGAGAGCCGGGACGCCTCGTTAAAAAGGAAGGAAAGGCCCAAACTAGCGGTCAAGGAACACATGGCGATACTCGATGCTGTTATTGAAAAAGACGGTGAAAAGGCGAAAAAGCTGATGAAAAAGCACTTGGAGGAACTGCCCAGGTTTTTGTAA